From Verrucomicrobiota bacterium:
ACCCTGAACCAAATCTCCAATAAAGTCGGCGCAATCCGGACCGCGCTGCTGTTGGACCCGGACGGGAAGGTCGGCCATTTGTACGACGCCAAGACGACGCCGGACATGTACATCATCGATTCAAAAGGTTCCCTGGTTTACCGAGGTGCAATCGACAACAAGAGCAACACCAACGAGGCAGACATCAAGACGGCGACCAATTACGTCAGGCAGGCGCTTGACGCGGTCATGGCGGGTAAGCCGGTGCCGGTTTCGGCGACGCGGCCCTACGGCTGCACGGTGAAATACGCGGGCCGCTGAAGCGGTGCAGGCAGGAGGGTATGGGGGTTCGAGCTCAGGAAGTCCATGGGGTCACGCCGGTACTTTTCGCCTGGCAGGCTTATGATCCTGCTGCCAAGGTGGATCTGACGAGCGTGGCTCACCTGGTTGACGGCCGGTTGGTGCTGGTGGACCCGGTGGAGCTTACGGACGAGGCCGAGGCGGAGCTGGTTTCAGCAGGCGACCCGGTGGCCATTGTCCTCACCAACGGCAACCACGAGCGGGCAGGCGTTCGCCTGGCCGCTTCCTGGCAGGTTCCCGTACTCTGCCACAGGGCCGCGGCTGCGGAGACCGGCATTGCGGCTGACGCATACGTCGATGACGGCCAGGAACTTCTGGGCGGGCTCACGGTTATCACCCTGCCGGGCGGCGGCCCGGGAGAACTGGCGTTGTACCATGCCGGGAGTCAGGCGTTGAGCTTCGGTGATCTGGTGATCAATCTTCCGGGGTACGAGTTTAGCCTGCTGCCTGACAAATACTGCGCTGACCCGCGACAAGCGCGTGCGTCGCTGCGGAAGCTGCAAGGGTTATCGGTGAGCCGGGTGACCTTTGCGCATGGATGGCCTGTGGTGACCGGCGCCGGGGAGCGCCTCACCCGTCTGATTCAGAAATCTTCGAATGAGCCGTAATCATTGGAATTGAGCGACGCGGTCGTCGCCATTTTCCTCGGAAATTTTGCCGGTCGCAGCTGTTAAATCTCAACAAGCCATGCATTCGATGCTCACGTACCAGAGACCCGGCTTTGCAGTCCGGGGTCAATGTGGTAGGCTGTCCCGTCCCTAAGTATATGGCACAACCAGATCCCAGGTCTTCCAAGGACCGAAATACGCGGAATTTTGGAAACGACAACAACTTTAATTGGCGCGGTTTGCTCCTGTTTGCGTGTGCCATTGCGTTGTTGGGCGGCTTTTTATTTTCACGAAACGGGAACTACGGGAATGTCGAAGAACTTCCGTACACCACCTTTGAACGTTATCTGCAGGAAAACCGGATCAGTCACGATGAACCGCTGCAGTTGATCGTCACCGAAGGGCGGAGTACGCAGGTGTTGCGCGGTGCTTACGACCGGAGCCGCAAACCGGCGGGCGTCAACGGTGCGGATCATTTCAAAACCACGATCTTCATTGAATACAACAAAGACCTGAAGTCAGAGCTTGAGAATAAGGGTTATCAGGTGGACATCCGGGCGGATTCAGACGTGATGGTCTCGGCCATTCTGCAGTTTGCACCGATCGCGATCTTCTTCCTGATCCTTTATCTCTTTTTCCGGCAGCAGATTCGCAATGCCGGGAAAGGTGCGCTGAGTTTCGGCAAGAGCAAAGCGCGCATGCTGGCGCGTGACCGGAACCGGGTCACTTTCAAGGACGTGGCCGGGGTTGAAGAAGCCAAAGAGGAGGTTCAGGAAATCGTTGATTTCCTCAAGGACCCGAAAAAGTTTCAGAAGCTCGGCGGCCGCATACCTAAAGGTGTTTTGATGGTCGGCCCGCCGGGGACGGGAAAGACACTGCTGGCCCGGGCGATCGCCGGTGAAGCGGATGTGCCGTTTTTCAGCATCAGCGGCTCGGATTTCGTGGAGATGTTTGTCGGCGTGGGTGCCTCCCGGGTCCGCGACATGTTCGAGCAGGGCAAGAAATCGGCGCCCTGCATCATATTCATCGACGAAATTGACGCTGTCGGACGCCACCGCGGCCACGGTCTGGGCGGCGGTCATGACGAACGTGAACAGACGTTGAACGCGCTGCTGGTCGAGATGGACGGGTTCGATACGCAGGAAGGCGTGATCATCATTGCCGCGACGAACCGTCCGGACGTCCTGGATCCGGCATTACTGCGGCCGGGGCGGTTTGATCGCCAGATCACGGTGAATCTGCCGGACGTGAAAGGCCGTGAAGAGATTTTGCGGGTCCACTCCAAGCGGGTGAAACTTGCCGAGGGCGTTGATCTGGCGGTAGTGGCCCGGGGTACCCCGGGTTACTCGGGCGCCGAGTTGGCCAACGTCATCAATGAGGCGGCTTTGCTCGCTGCGCGCCGCGGCTTGAAAGCCATCACGATGGCTGAGTTGGAAGAGGCTCGGGACAAGGTCCGGTGGGGCAAG
This genomic window contains:
- the ftsH gene encoding ATP-dependent zinc metalloprotease FtsH, yielding MAQPDPRSSKDRNTRNFGNDNNFNWRGLLLFACAIALLGGFLFSRNGNYGNVEELPYTTFERYLQENRISHDEPLQLIVTEGRSTQVLRGAYDRSRKPAGVNGADHFKTTIFIEYNKDLKSELENKGYQVDIRADSDVMVSAILQFAPIAIFFLILYLFFRQQIRNAGKGALSFGKSKARMLARDRNRVTFKDVAGVEEAKEEVQEIVDFLKDPKKFQKLGGRIPKGVLMVGPPGTGKTLLARAIAGEADVPFFSISGSDFVEMFVGVGASRVRDMFEQGKKSAPCIIFIDEIDAVGRHRGHGLGGGHDEREQTLNALLVEMDGFDTQEGVIIIAATNRPDVLDPALLRPGRFDRQITVNLPDVKGREEILRVHSKRVKLAEGVDLAVVARGTPGYSGAELANVINEAALLAARRGLKAITMAELEEARDKVRWGKERRSLAISEKEKENTAYHEAGHALLCEVLEYTDPLHKVTIIPRGPSLGSTMYLPTEDKYTNRKNELLDRLVVIMGGRVAEEIVFGDVTNGASGDIRMATGIARKMVCEWGMSERLGMVEYGEHEDYVFLGRDISRSRAYSEATAQEIDREVKRLCDDSYQRAMKIITQRKDTLIAIAKALLEYETLDGNQIREIINNGRLLNPPPPISQNRRGLRSEENDRPEPEGLGGLTEAPV